One window of the Acaryochloris sp. CCMEE 5410 genome contains the following:
- a CDS encoding DUF4878 domain-containing protein codes for MNLHSMMNRFSAQILMIGVVILLMACGGGNASPQSVVEEFIKAGADGKFDELKPLCAKAAPEELCNPNADDRAEFVSIMKTVKIVGEPKVEGNQALVKIAISSGGETAEANLPLVKQGDTWLLSGEPERVES; via the coding sequence ATGAACCTGCACTCTATGATGAATAGATTTTCTGCACAAATTCTGATGATTGGTGTGGTCATATTACTCATGGCCTGCGGGGGAGGTAACGCTTCACCCCAATCGGTTGTTGAGGAATTTATCAAAGCTGGGGCAGATGGCAAGTTCGATGAACTAAAGCCTCTATGTGCAAAAGCAGCCCCTGAGGAGTTATGTAATCCTAATGCAGATGACCGAGCAGAATTTGTCTCAATTATGAAAACGGTCAAAATTGTTGGCGAACCTAAGGTTGAGGGAAATCAGGCTCTAGTTAAGATCGCTATTTCATCTGGAGGTGAAACAGCCGAAGCGAACCTTCCTCTCGTGAAACAGGGAGATACATGGCTACTGAGTGGCGAACCTGAAAGAGTGGAGTCGTAA